One region of Ignavibacteria bacterium genomic DNA includes:
- a CDS encoding PAS domain-containing sensor histidine kinase, whose translation MDDHNNTGSDPVKKTLRQPGDCEASLDMKDFTLKHDPPGISSSSLEIILDSVPSYIFYKDEDDRYVNVNKAMAEVCGIQKENWTGKTTAELFPDFSADFLLLDQEVISSGKAFRNIEQLFHTPEGIKWLQTDKIPHIDENGKVKGVVSISTDITKRKEVETSLKVSETKYRIVAENTYDWEFWISPDGCFIYSSPSCMRISGYGAEEFENDPKLFESIIYPEDLDFYLSHTCDKKSYHEQTEIEFRIVKRGGEVRWIAHLSQPAYGPENVLLGRRGSNRDITERKIAEEALSMSEKRYRILAQNFPNGCVILFDKNLRYIVADGNEIARTSPYLDSVVGKTIWELYPPETCKLIEPFYRAALDGKENIFIQKLFDRFYEFHTLPIKEKDGLVSAGMCLMLDVTKKIQDEEELKAINAGKDKLFSIIAHDLKSPFTALLGFSEYMTNYLEDLNPDEIKEFAGSIYKSASGVYKLIENLLQWSRLQLGRIEFVPQAFNFYELGDEVVQLYQANACKKKITLCYEIEPALMVYADKQMTDTILRNLISNAIKFTGQAGTVSLMAQRDKDVVKISVIDTGKGMDSLQLSKLFSLSENRTTPGTEQEKGTGLGLLICKEFVEKNGGTLAVESLTGHGSSFTFTLPLALK comes from the coding sequence ATGGACGATCATAATAATACAGGATCTGATCCGGTAAAGAAAACCTTGAGACAGCCTGGAGATTGTGAGGCTTCACTCGATATGAAAGACTTTACCTTGAAGCATGACCCGCCGGGAATTTCCAGCTCAAGTCTGGAAATAATACTCGACTCCGTACCATCCTACATTTTTTATAAAGATGAAGACGACAGGTACGTAAATGTCAATAAGGCTATGGCTGAGGTTTGCGGAATCCAGAAGGAAAACTGGACCGGTAAGACAACCGCTGAACTGTTCCCGGACTTCTCGGCTGACTTCCTCCTGCTCGACCAGGAGGTAATCAGTAGCGGCAAGGCATTTAGAAATATCGAACAGCTTTTCCATACCCCTGAGGGGATTAAATGGCTTCAGACCGATAAGATCCCGCATATTGATGAAAATGGAAAAGTTAAAGGCGTAGTTTCAATTTCAACTGATATTACCAAACGCAAAGAAGTTGAAACTTCACTGAAGGTGTCTGAAACAAAGTACAGAATCGTTGCTGAAAATACATACGACTGGGAATTCTGGATAAGTCCCGATGGGTGCTTTATCTATTCATCCCCGTCCTGCATGAGAATTTCCGGCTACGGAGCTGAAGAATTTGAAAACGATCCTAAACTTTTTGAATCCATTATTTATCCTGAGGATTTGGACTTCTATCTGTCTCATACATGCGACAAAAAAAGCTACCATGAGCAGACTGAAATAGAATTCAGGATCGTAAAAAGAGGCGGGGAAGTGCGCTGGATTGCTCACCTCTCTCAGCCGGCCTATGGCCCGGAAAACGTGCTCCTGGGCAGACGCGGCAGCAACCGCGACATTACCGAAAGGAAAATTGCCGAAGAGGCCCTCTCCATGAGCGAAAAACGCTACAGGATTCTGGCTCAGAATTTTCCGAATGGATGCGTTATTCTCTTTGATAAAAATCTGCGCTACATAGTAGCCGACGGTAATGAAATTGCCAGAACCAGTCCTTACCTCGACTCTGTCGTAGGAAAAACTATATGGGAACTATATCCGCCTGAAACGTGTAAACTGATTGAGCCATTTTACCGCGCGGCTTTGGATGGCAAGGAAAATATTTTTATTCAAAAGCTCTTTGACAGGTTTTACGAATTCCATACTCTGCCAATAAAGGAAAAAGACGGCCTCGTCTCGGCTGGAATGTGCCTCATGCTGGACGTTACAAAAAAGATTCAAGACGAAGAAGAGCTAAAAGCCATTAATGCGGGCAAGGATAAGCTTTTCTCAATTATCGCACACGATCTTAAAAGCCCCTTTACTGCACTGCTGGGGTTTTCTGAATATATGACTAATTACCTGGAGGACCTCAACCCGGATGAAATTAAAGAGTTCGCAGGCAGCATCTATAAATCCGCCAGCGGCGTATATAAACTGATTGAAAATCTTTTGCAGTGGTCGCGCCTCCAGCTTGGAAGAATTGAGTTTGTACCCCAGGCATTTAACTTTTATGAGCTGGGTGACGAGGTCGTTCAGCTCTATCAGGCTAACGCCTGTAAAAAGAAGATAACGCTCTGCTATGAAATCGAACCGGCACTTATGGTTTATGCAGATAAGCAGATGACTGATACCATTTTGCGTAACCTCATCTCTAATGCAATTAAATTTACAGGGCAGGCCGGAACGGTCAGCCTAATGGCACAAAGGGATAAGGACGTCGTCAAAATTTCAGTAATCGATACAGGCAAGGGAATGGACAGCCTCCAGCTTTCAAAACTCTTCAGCTTAAGTGAAAACCGCACTACTCCGGGCACTGAGCAGGAGAAGGGAACAGGACTGGGACTTTTAATCTGCAAGGAATTTGTTGAAAAAAACGGAGGAACGCTTGCCGTCGAAAGCCTGACTGGCCATGGCAGCAGCTTTACTTTTACACTGCCTTTGGCCTTGAAATAA
- a CDS encoding C40 family peptidase has product MKKIFYVLFAGFLIGSLTFTSAQENKKMTELLDKVKQQFAPDKRTAIFNVHTVEENGAVTLKGETNLPHAKDKLLAELKKNNIKVKDEISMLPSKDLEGKTFGVVDLSVANLRTNHEHSAEMATQGLLGTPVKVLKKDHGWYLIQTPDEYIAWVDGDGVETMTRSDYDNWNNASKVIYTAFYGFTLSEPDLNAAHVSDIVKGNILKYMGEEKGFVKVEYPDQRIAFIPKDECTDFNGWLESRDPSAENLIKTGKSLMGLPYLWGGTSVKGADCSGFTKTVYYLNGVILPRDASQQVYSGDPVDTKDSFDNLKPGDLLFFGNKATATTKEKATHVAMYIGNGEYIHSSGRVRINSLDMSKKDFNSHRFDTFLRARRILTSLDKNGISLIKSNNLKLKVENETK; this is encoded by the coding sequence ATGAAAAAAATATTTTATGTATTGTTTGCCGGTTTTTTAATTGGATCATTGACATTCACAAGTGCACAAGAGAACAAAAAAATGACAGAATTACTCGATAAAGTAAAACAGCAGTTTGCTCCTGATAAGCGTACGGCAATTTTTAATGTTCATACGGTGGAAGAAAACGGGGCTGTAACTCTAAAAGGAGAAACAAACCTTCCGCATGCAAAAGATAAACTCCTCGCAGAACTGAAAAAAAATAACATTAAAGTTAAAGATGAAATTTCCATGCTCCCTTCAAAGGATCTGGAAGGAAAAACTTTCGGCGTTGTAGACCTTTCAGTTGCAAACCTCAGAACAAATCATGAACACTCGGCGGAAATGGCTACGCAGGGACTGCTTGGCACTCCTGTAAAGGTTCTTAAAAAAGATCACGGATGGTATCTCATTCAGACTCCCGATGAATATATTGCCTGGGTCGATGGCGACGGCGTTGAGACTATGACAAGAAGTGATTATGATAATTGGAATAATGCATCAAAAGTTATCTATACCGCTTTCTACGGCTTTACGCTCTCTGAACCCGATCTTAATGCGGCTCACGTTTCAGACATCGTTAAAGGAAATATCCTGAAATATATGGGCGAAGAGAAGGGTTTTGTAAAGGTTGAATATCCCGACCAAAGGATTGCTTTTATACCCAAAGATGAATGCACAGATTTTAACGGCTGGCTCGAGAGCCGTGACCCAAGTGCAGAAAACCTTATTAAAACCGGAAAGTCACTCATGGGCCTTCCTTACCTCTGGGGCGGTACTTCTGTCAAAGGAGCCGACTGCAGCGGCTTTACAAAGACGGTTTATTACTTAAACGGCGTTATTCTGCCGCGTGATGCCTCACAGCAGGTTTATTCAGGCGATCCTGTAGATACTAAAGACAGTTTCGATAACCTTAAACCGGGCGACCTGCTTTTCTTCGGAAACAAGGCAACGGCTACTACTAAAGAGAAAGCAACTCACGTTGCAATGTACATAGGTAACGGCGAGTATATTCATTCTTCCGGAAGGGTTAGAATAAATAGCCTCGACATGTCAAAGAAAGACTTCAACTCCCACAGGTTCGATACATTCCTGAGGGCAAGGAGAATTCTTACCTCACTGGATAAAAACGGAATATCACTCATAAAAAGCAACAATCTTAAACTGAAGGTTGAAAATGAAACAAAATAG
- a CDS encoding twin-arginine translocation signal domain-containing protein: MKQNRRDFLKTSGLAAGTALLGGFSNNIFANKYINTMKSGKMKFRFRPYTLELKHVFTVAEASRSTTPIMLTEIEYEGVTGYGEASMPPYLGESHATATEFLSKVDLSRYSNPFDLDDILSDIDAIAPGNPAAKASVDIALHDLIGKLMNQPWFNIWGYDKNKTPNTTFTIGIDKPDVVRKKTQEAVSGSEGFKILKVKLGLDNDKEMIETIRSVTNVPLTVDANQGWKDKEKAIDMIHWLKEHNVVFVEQPMPKTMMDENAWVTEHSPLPTMGDEAVQRLVDVPKAHGVYSGINIKLMKSTGMREAQKMLILARSLGMKVMIGCMTETSCAVSAASQLSPKVDWADLDGNLLVSNDIYKGTTVVNGKVTLTDLPGVGITKI; encoded by the coding sequence ATGAAACAAAATAGAAGAGATTTCCTTAAAACATCCGGCCTAGCTGCCGGGACCGCTCTTTTAGGCGGATTCTCAAATAATATTTTTGCAAACAAATACATTAACACTATGAAATCCGGAAAAATGAAATTCAGGTTCAGACCCTATACTCTTGAACTTAAACACGTCTTTACAGTTGCCGAAGCCTCACGTTCAACTACACCTATCATGCTGACAGAAATTGAGTATGAAGGCGTTACCGGCTATGGAGAAGCCTCAATGCCTCCGTACCTGGGAGAGTCTCACGCCACGGCTACAGAGTTCCTTTCAAAGGTTGATTTATCCAGATATTCCAACCCTTTCGATCTTGACGACATACTTTCTGATATTGACGCAATTGCTCCGGGAAACCCCGCTGCCAAGGCTTCTGTTGATATCGCGCTTCATGACCTCATTGGAAAACTCATGAACCAGCCATGGTTTAATATCTGGGGTTACGACAAGAATAAAACGCCTAATACAACATTTACCATCGGCATCGATAAGCCCGACGTGGTAAGAAAGAAAACTCAGGAGGCTGTCTCAGGTTCCGAAGGCTTTAAGATCCTGAAGGTGAAGTTAGGCCTCGATAACGACAAGGAAATGATTGAAACCATCCGCTCGGTTACAAATGTACCCCTTACCGTCGACGCCAACCAGGGATGGAAGGATAAAGAGAAAGCAATTGATATGATCCATTGGCTTAAGGAACATAACGTCGTTTTTGTTGAACAGCCGATGCCCAAAACCATGATGGATGAAAATGCCTGGGTTACCGAACACAGCCCTCTTCCTACAATGGGCGATGAGGCGGTTCAGAGGCTTGTAGACGTACCTAAGGCTCACGGAGTATATTCCGGCATTAACATAAAGCTGATGAAAAGTACGGGCATGAGAGAAGCCCAGAAAATGCTCATCCTCGCACGCTCACTCGGAATGAAGGTTATGATAGGCTGCATGACTGAAACCTCTTGTGCTGTTTCTGCTGCCTCACAGCTTTCTCCCAAAGTCGACTGGGCTGATCTGGATGGCAACCTTCTTGTCAGCAACGATATCTATAAAGGTACAACCGTTGTTAACGGCAAAGTTACACTTACCGATCTGCCGGGCGTTGGTATTACAAAAATCTAA
- a CDS encoding insulinase family protein translates to MARTKAEKIFPYNYTTTKLDNGLTVILVPMDSPGLTSYYSVVRTGSRDEWEPGKSGFAHFFEHMMFRGTDKYPGPVYDGIITSLGADANAYTSDDLTVYHLNFASDDLEKVIELESDRFQNLKYDVREFQTESGAVYGEYRKGKTSPWEVAFEKLQDMAFDKHTYKHTTIGFEQDIKDMPNMYDYSISFFKRYYRPENVVVLVVGDFKKDNALKLIKKYYSSWKPGYVNPEITPEPPQTAERSTVVNYPGKTLPLLIVSYKGDAFDVKNKNILSSVLVGDLAFGETSDIYKKLVLKEQKVQFIQADFGFSRDPKLLYIYSMVKDPKDVEYVKEEIYKTLADFQNTLVEKQKLSNLKKKERYSFLMHLDTPDNVAGFLPQFITLTGGIDVVDELYSGLDKITPEDIRQAARFYFMPEKRNVVLVRGEN, encoded by the coding sequence ATGGCTCGTACGAAAGCAGAAAAGATATTTCCTTATAATTATACAACAACAAAACTGGATAACGGATTGACGGTTATCCTTGTTCCCATGGACAGCCCCGGACTGACTTCATATTATTCAGTCGTCAGAACCGGGAGCAGGGATGAGTGGGAACCCGGCAAATCGGGCTTCGCCCATTTTTTCGAACACATGATGTTCAGGGGCACCGATAAATACCCGGGACCCGTTTATGACGGCATTATTACAAGCCTTGGTGCAGATGCAAACGCTTATACAAGCGATGACCTTACGGTCTACCACCTGAACTTTGCATCGGACGACCTGGAGAAGGTAATTGAACTTGAATCGGACCGCTTTCAGAACCTGAAGTATGACGTCCGCGAATTCCAGACTGAAAGCGGCGCGGTATACGGCGAATACCGCAAGGGCAAGACCAGCCCGTGGGAAGTTGCATTTGAAAAGCTCCAGGATATGGCTTTTGACAAGCACACCTATAAGCATACAACTATAGGCTTTGAGCAGGATATAAAAGACATGCCTAACATGTATGACTACAGCATTAGCTTCTTTAAGCGCTATTACCGCCCTGAAAATGTGGTCGTTCTTGTAGTGGGCGATTTCAAAAAGGATAACGCTCTTAAGCTCATTAAGAAGTATTATTCATCCTGGAAACCGGGCTATGTCAATCCTGAAATTACACCGGAGCCTCCACAGACAGCTGAACGCTCTACTGTTGTAAACTATCCCGGCAAAACATTGCCCCTTTTAATTGTATCCTATAAGGGTGATGCCTTTGACGTTAAGAATAAAAACATTTTGTCTTCAGTCCTGGTAGGCGATCTTGCCTTCGGCGAGACAAGCGACATTTATAAAAAACTTGTCCTTAAGGAGCAGAAAGTACAGTTTATTCAGGCCGATTTCGGCTTCAGCCGCGACCCTAAACTCCTTTATATCTACTCCATGGTTAAGGACCCGAAAGATGTTGAGTACGTCAAAGAGGAGATTTATAAGACACTTGCTGATTTTCAGAATACTCTGGTCGAAAAACAAAAACTCAGCAACCTGAAGAAAAAGGAAAGATACTCTTTCCTTATGCATCTGGATACTCCTGATAATGTGGCCGGATTCCTTCCGCAGTTTATTACACTTACAGGCGGAATAGACGTTGTTGATGAGCTTTACTCAGGTCTTGATAAGATCACTCCTGAGGATATACGCCAGGCAGCCAGGTTTTACTTTATGCCTGAGAAGAGAAATGTAGTTTTAGTCAGGGGAGAAAACTAA
- a CDS encoding insulinase family protein, producing the protein MTRYFLFYILILFSVTSMAKTKNGNPMKESLVLLPVKNDPTVSLKIWFKAGSQNDPRGKEGLAYITARLISEGATKKNSYEQILEKLFPLAAGYSASASAEMTVYSGRVHKDNLEVYYPLFLDGILHPSFSQEDFSRIKDETINYLTTTLKYSSDEELGKAVLYQYIFQDTPYGHIEQGTISGVKSITLEDVRNFYNQYYNRNNFVIGLAGGYSKKFADRLQKDLLRLPEGTPGTAPAINYEPIKGVNVTMVNKDAPATAISFGFPIDLIRGEKDWYALAIANSWLGEHRNSSSHLYQVIREARGLNYGDYSYIENFPNGGQRQMPPVNEARRRQIFEVWIRPVPNETRHFVLRAAMRELKNFIDKGLTPEEFELTRKFLRNYVLHYAPETEMRLGYALDDRFYGIQGSHLETFRKMMDQLTVEDVNQAIRKYLNYDNMKVAIITKDAEGFKEALENNTTSPITYSTPKADKVYEEDKEIQDYKLNIPNGNIKITNLEELFR; encoded by the coding sequence ATGACCAGATATTTCTTATTTTATATTTTAATCCTGTTTTCTGTCACTTCAATGGCAAAAACAAAAAATGGGAACCCTATGAAAGAGAGCCTTGTGCTGCTGCCGGTGAAAAATGATCCGACCGTCTCTTTGAAGATCTGGTTTAAGGCCGGGTCACAAAATGACCCCAGGGGTAAAGAAGGACTTGCCTATATTACGGCACGCCTTATCTCCGAAGGAGCCACTAAGAAAAACAGCTATGAACAGATCCTGGAAAAACTTTTCCCCCTGGCCGCAGGCTACAGCGCTTCTGCTTCTGCGGAAATGACGGTCTATTCGGGCAGGGTGCATAAGGATAACCTTGAGGTTTATTATCCTCTTTTCCTGGATGGAATTCTTCACCCCAGCTTCAGCCAGGAGGACTTCAGCAGAATTAAGGACGAGACAATTAATTATCTTACTACAACTCTTAAGTATTCCAGCGACGAGGAACTGGGCAAAGCTGTCCTTTACCAGTATATATTCCAGGACACCCCCTACGGCCATATTGAACAGGGGACAATAAGCGGTGTAAAGAGTATTACGCTCGAAGACGTCAGAAACTTCTATAACCAGTATTATAACAGGAACAATTTTGTAATTGGCCTTGCAGGCGGATATTCCAAAAAATTTGCCGACAGACTGCAGAAGGATCTACTCAGGCTTCCGGAAGGAACCCCCGGGACTGCCCCTGCAATTAACTATGAGCCCATCAAGGGCGTAAATGTTACAATGGTTAATAAGGATGCCCCTGCTACGGCAATTTCTTTCGGATTCCCCATTGATCTAATCAGGGGAGAAAAGGACTGGTACGCTCTGGCCATTGCAAACTCATGGCTTGGCGAACACAGAAACTCAAGCTCGCACCTCTATCAGGTAATTAGAGAAGCCAGGGGCTTGAACTACGGAGACTACAGCTACATAGAAAACTTCCCCAACGGCGGGCAGCGCCAGATGCCTCCTGTAAACGAAGCAAGGCGCCGGCAGATATTTGAAGTCTGGATTCGCCCTGTCCCAAATGAAACCAGGCACTTTGTGCTGAGAGCTGCAATGCGCGAGCTTAAAAATTTTATAGATAAGGGGCTTACGCCCGAAGAGTTTGAGCTTACAAGAAAATTCCTCAGGAATTATGTTCTGCATTATGCACCGGAGACTGAAATGCGTTTAGGTTACGCACTTGACGACAGGTTCTATGGCATTCAGGGAAGCCACCTGGAAACTTTCAGGAAAATGATGGACCAGCTGACAGTTGAAGACGTCAACCAGGCTATCAGAAAATATCTCAATTACGATAATATGAAGGTGGCTATAATTACCAAAGATGCCGAGGGCTTTAAGGAAGCTCTGGAAAACAACACAACTTCTCCAATTACCTATTCAACTCCAAAGGCTGACAAGGTTTATGAGGAGGATAAAGAGATTCAGGATTATAAGCTGAACATCCCGAATGGGAACATTAAAATTACAAACCTTGAGGAGCTCTTCAGATAA